TAAAATAACTGTACAATGTGATAATCATAGTTCACAAAATATGTAATCACACAAGCTGAGAGTCCCTTAATCTTGGCTATACATCTGTTATTTCTTCACTGTATCAAATGTATGAATTTTGAACTTTATCTAAGAATGTCACTTGCAAGTGAACTATTTCTAGCGCCTCTCTGGTACATCTTTGTTGTTTCCTATGGAGAAGGATCATAACGGAATTTTGGGTCCAGAAAATAGTGTTGAGAGACCTGATTCTTGTCAATAAAATCTGTTATATTACTTTACTGTATCAGATGTATGAGTTTGGAATTGCATTCAAGATTATGACTTCTTATAGTGATTGATATAAGGGGTTTTTAAAAGAGCCCAACCAGttgtttcaattgtcctttattTGCTTACCCAGTTTTTTCTTGTTGAACATAATACATAAAGAATATGACTTAACAGAAAATAATTCACTGGCTGTATTTGTTTTCTCCCATTGGCCAAAAATCTAAAGAGTTTGGCTTGCTACTAAGTTAGCAGCCAAGAATTACTCGACAATGATTTTGTATAAATCAAGAGTGTTCAGCTTCTTAGGTTTTCTGTACTTCTTCAGCAAAAGAGAGCTGCAAACAACACTCACTGAAGAAGCAGCCATTGCAGCCCCAGCAATCCATGGTGGTAAGCGAAAACCAGTAAATGGGAACAGAACCCCAGCAGCAATTGGGATGCTGAGGAGGTTATATCCCAAAGCCCAAAAGTAATTGAGGTGGATTCTCTTAAAGGTTTTCTTGGAAAGATCGATTGCTGTAATCACATCTTTCAAGCTGCTCTTCATAAGAACAATGTCAGCTGCCTCAATTGCTATATCTGTGCCTGCACCAATCGACATTCCTACACCAGCAGCTACGAGTGCTGGTGAGTCATTCACTCCATCTCCCACCATTGCCACAACTTTGCCTAAATGCTGGTCGACTAAAATGGAACATTTGAATCATGCGAAGAAGATATAGATTGAATGATGAAAAGCTCAGTAACTAAACATTAGGAGTTAGTTTCACATATGGTCATTGAAAAATTACAAACTACTTTTTGTCATATTTAAGTCACTGAACTTACCCACTATAACAGTAAATTCACAAACTTTACTCACTATAACAGTGAATTCACCTTGATTGGTAGGTTTTGTCGTTATAGTGGGTAAAGTTAAGTGACTTTACCCCGTTGTATTGGGTAAGTTCAGTTACTTTAATGTGATAAATTTTGCGACTCTACTGTTACAGTGGGTAAAATCAAGTTACTTTAAAgtgacaaaaatagtttcatgacTATGCTGTTATAGCAGATAAAGTTCAATGACTATACGTGAGATTAACCCCTTAACTGGAAGAGTTGAAGCATGTGAAGAAGATAGATGTTTGAATGATGAAAAGCTGAGAGTAACTAAACATCAGCTTCTACCTGTAGTTCCTTCACTTTTTCAGCTTTCTGCTCAGGTTTGGCTTCTGCAACAACATATTTTGAGTCAATTCCAACTTGCTTGGCTATGGCATTTGCTGTTCCCCAGTTGTCGCCTGTTACTATCATACTCTCAATGTTCATGGATTTTAGAATGAAGATGACTTCTGGAGCCTCTGGCTTCAATGGATCGGAAATGGCAAGAACACCTATCACCTCTTTATCGATAGATACAAGGACACCGGTTTGAGCCAGTCCTGTTGTTTCTGCTAATGCTTCTTCAGCTTCAACTGGAATGGCAATGCCCTGCTCCAACATCAAGCTCTTATTTCCCACAATCACTTCTTTGTTGCAGATGATAGCCTTCACACCTTGACCAGTTATGGACTCAAAGTTCAAGGCTTCAGGCCAGATAAGTTTCTCCTCACTTCCTCTCATTTTTTTTGCGTTCTCAACAATTGCCTTGGCTAAGGGGTGATCACTATTTACCTGTCAAGTCAAAATGCAGTAGAAGACACTTAAATTGTTGGCATTTTTGTAACTAAGCTATCTCCTTTTCTTGGCATTGTATCCTTTCAAATTCCAAAAGATAGCTACTACTAAACATTTATGTTAGTTTTACTATGAAGAGGCTAAGTTTTATTAAGGGTATGAATTGACCTTCCCAATGATGAATCGTAAACAAGACAATATCCTACCTCAGCAGCAGCTATAAGTTCATAGAATTCTTGAGGTACCATAGTTTTGAAAAACCTAGTATTGACAACCATAGGCTTACAAATAGTAAGAGTGCCCGTCTTGTCAAAAACTATACAGTTCACCTGTAGAATGAAACAGTTTACAACAAAGTTCATTGACAAAATTAGGATTGTTATTAAGAAGAAAGAGTTTGAACTCAGACCTCTTGTGCACTTTGCAATGCTTGTCCACCTTTAATAAGGACACCAAGGGAAGCGCCAACTCCTGTACCGACCATAACGGCAGTGGGAGTAGCTAGTCCGAGTGCACAGGGGCAGGCTACCACCATTACAGAAATGCCGAACTGCAGGGAAAGCTCAAAGCTATCCATAGAAGAAGGAATCCAAGTTCTTGGATAAGCTTTAAACATTCCAGCTAAAAACCAAGAAACCCAAGTACAAAATGAGAGAGCAATGACCTGAGAAATTGGAATCAATCACTAGTTTTCAGCCAAACCTAGATATAATTGGTTAGTTATATAGTTATACGTAGACAACAATGACATGTAAGGGGTGCTTTATCTCACAAGAGGCACAAAGTACTTGGAAATGTGGTCTGCAAATCTCTGCACAGGAGCTTTAGCCATTTGTGCTGACTCAACCAACCGAACAATCTGTGAAAGAGCAGTCTCTGACCCAACCTTTGCTGCCTTGATATGTAACACCCCATTCTCATTCAAAATCCCTCCTATCACTATGTCGCCAGTCCTTTTGGTGACCGGACGAGATTCTCCTGTTATCATGCTTTCATTTATATGGCTTTGTCCCCAGATGACAAGACCATCACAAGCTACTTTTGAACCTGGAATGGTTTTAATCACATCATTCTTTTGTATCAATCTGCTatcaacttctttttcatttaCCACAATGCCTTTATCATCTATTGTTAACAGTGTTGCAGTCTTTGGGGCCAAATCCATGAGCTTGGCGATGGCCTCCGATGTCTTTCCTCTAGCCAAAACTTCCAGATATTTCCCAAGTAGAATGAACGAGATAAGCATCGAGCTAGTCTCAAAAAAGTCACTAGCGTTGAAAGCTGGAGAAGTAGCAGCTCTTAATACTGAATAGACTGAATAAAAGTAAGCTGCATTTGTTCCTAAATGCAATAAGAACATCCATATTTGCATAACCATGGCTTAAGGCAATATAGGCACCGATATAGAATTTTTGACCAATGATGAACTGTACTGGTGTAGATAATGCCTATCTTAGAACCTCTCCAACACTTAGCATGTTGACAACCTTAGTTTCCAACACATTTTTCAAACCAGGAATATACATAAACACCATTGAAGTAAAAAAGACGGGAACTGAAAATACTAAACTCCAAAGAAAAGCTCTATGATAGTCCAAGAATGCAATCAAAAGAGTTATATGGCACCTATATTGGTAAAAGGTAACAAGTATCTGGTCAAATAGTCGAACTGCACGCAAATTGGCCCAAacatctttgttattgaataataaaatgaatgcAGACGAGGG
This portion of the Nicotiana tabacum cultivar K326 unplaced genomic scaffold, ASM71507v2 Un00390, whole genome shotgun sequence genome encodes:
- the LOC142179124 gene encoding putative copper-transporting ATPase HMA5 isoform X1, whose protein sequence is MVMQIWMFLLHLGTNAAYFYSVYSVLRAATSPAFNASDFFETSSMLISFILLGKYLEVLARGKTSEAIAKLMDLAPKTATLLTIDDKGIVVNEKEVDSRLIQKNDVIKTIPGSKVACDGLVIWGQSHINESMITGESRPVTKRTGDIVIGGILNENGVLHIKAAKVGSETALSQIVRLVESAQMAKAPVQRFADHISKYFVPLVIALSFCTWVSWFLAGMFKAYPRTWIPSSMDSFELSLQFGISVMVVACPCALGLATPTAVMVGTGVGASLGVLIKGGQALQSAQEVNCIVFDKTGTLTICKPMVVNTRFFKTMVPQEFYELIAAAEVNSDHPLAKAIVENAKKMRGSEEKLIWPEALNFESITGQGVKAIICNKEVIVGNKSLMLEQGIAIPVEAEEALAETTGLAQTGVLVSIDKEVIGVLAISDPLKPEAPEVIFILKSMNIESMIVTGDNWGTANAIAKQVGIDSKYVVAEAKPEQKAEKVKELQHLGKVVAMVGDGVNDSPALVAAGVGMSIGAGTDIAIEAADIVLMKSSLKDVITAIDLSKKTFKRIHLNYFWALGYNLLSIPIAAGVLFPFTGFRLPPWIAGAAMAASSVSVVCSSLLLKKYRKPKKLNTLDLYKIIVE
- the LOC142179124 gene encoding putative copper-transporting ATPase HMA5 isoform X2, whose product is MVMQIWMFLLHLGTNAAYFYSVYSVLRAATSPAFNASDFFETSSMLISFILLGKYLEVLARGKTSEAIAKLMDLAPKTATLLTIDDKGIVVNEKEVDSRLIQKNDVIKTIPGSKVACDGLVIWGQSHINESMITGESRPVTKRTGDIVIGGILNENGVLHIKAAKVGSETALSQIVRLVESAQMAKAPVQRFADHISKYFVPLVIALSFCTWVSWFLAGMFKAYPRTWIPSSMDSFELSLQFGISVMVVACPCALGLATPTAVMVGTGVGASLGVLIKGGQALQSAQEVNCIVFDKTGTLTICKPMVVNTRFFKTMVPQEFYELIAAAEVNSDHPLAKAIVENAKKMRGSEEKLIWPEALNFESITGQGVKAIICNKEVIVGNKSLMLEQGIAIPVEAEEALAETTGLAQTGVLVSIDKEVIGVLAISDPLKPEAPEVIFILKSMNIESMIVTGDNWGTANAIAKQVGIDSKYVVAEAKPEQKAEKVKELQSTSI